GATCCGCTGGCGGGACACCGAGGCCCGCAGCATGGCCGCGACGGTCGACGCCCTGGGCAAGATGGTGCAGATGCTCTCGGTGCCTGCTGAGGCCGCGTGGGAGCGCATCCCGGGCGTGACTGATCAGGACATCAAGCGATGGCGCGAGATGGCGAAGTCCAGCGACGGGCTTACCCAGCTCGCCGCTCAGCTCGCCCGCCGGTCTGAGGCCACCCCGAGCACCGAGGCGACGCCCGAGGCCGCCTGATGGTGCCGACCGCCGCGCAGGTCGCGGATGAGTACCGGCGCCTTCAGTCGCAGCTCAGCGCCGACGCGGCGGCCCGGGTGACCCTCGCCTACGAAACCCTGCTGGACCCGCAGCGCCTCGACGCGACCTTCCCGGCGTACGCCCGCGTGGTGGCCGAGATCGTCGCCGACGCACGGTGGGTATCGGCCCTGACCGCCGGAGCCTTCTACCTCACCCACCGCGAGTCGCTGCGGGTGGTCGACGAGGTCCCGGCGCTGGCGTACGCGGGAGACATCCCGTACGCCCGGCTCGCTACGTCCCTGCTCGTGACCGGCCCCGTGACGGTCAAGCGGGCGACTGCGGACGGCGACTCACCCGCCCAGGCGGCGGCGCGAGGTCGGTCCGCGACCGCGCGAGCCACGATCCGGCACGTCACCAACGCCGGCCGCGAGACGATCCGGGACACCTCCCGTCGTGACCGGCTGGCGCTCGGCTTCGCCCGGGTCACCGACGGCGATCCCTGCTACTTCTGCGCGATGCTCGCGAGCCGCGGGCCGATCTACAAGAGCGCGAAGACCGCAGGTGCCGACGACCCCTACCACGACGGATGTGGCTGTGTAGTCGCCCCGGTCTACCGCCGTAGCGACCCCTGGCCGGGAGCGGCCCGGGAGTACGCGGCGATCTGGAAGGGCGCGACCGCCGGCCTGTCCGGGCCGGACGCAATCAACGCCTTCCGGCGCGCGATGGAAGCGCGCTCCTAGCTCGCGCCCTGCGAGCCCTCACGCGGGCAGGCCCCGCGCTCTCTACCGACCCAGGAGGTCGATCCCCCGTGCCCGAAGAGGCTCCCGTCACCCCGCCTGCGCCCGCTCCGGCGGCGCCCCCGGCAACCCCGCCCGCCCCGGCTCCGGCCGTGCCCGCTGTCAAGCTCGACGGCCCGTACGACGAGGCGCGTGGAATGGCCTTGATCGCCAATCTCCGTGCCGAGCTGGCCGCGGAGAAGGCGAAGCGCTCCGGCCCGTCCCCCGAGGTCGCCGAGCTGAAGACCCAACTCGACGCGATCACGGCGCAGATGGCGCAGACGCAGGCTCAGGCCCTCGAAGCCGCGAAGCGCGCGGCCATTGCTGAGGCCAAGGTGCCGGCCCACCTCGCGGGCTACGTCACCGGCAAGACCGCCGAGGAGATCAAGGCGAGCGCCGAGCAGGTCGCGAAGGACTTCGGCCCCGCCGAGCCCGCCCCGGTCACGCCTCCCCGCGCCCTGCCGCGGCCCGCGCCCGTCTCGGGCCGCGCTCCGGCCGATGCCGCCCCCGCTTTCGACCCTGACGCCGTCGCCCGCGCGGCGCGGCGCTACTGACCTCTGGGAGAGGTAAATGCCGCACGACTTCGTCATTCCGGAGCAGGTGCTCCGGACCGCTATCGCCCTGGTCCGCGACGACCTGGGCACCGCCGGCACCTTCAATCGCGACTACGAGGACAACTTCGGCGGGGGTAAGGGCACCGTCGTGAACGTCCGCGTCCCGGCGACCCTGAAGGCCCGGCGTCGGCTGCTGTCGGCCGACGGTACTCCGATCACGGTCGACACGATCGAAGAGGACACCGTTCCGGTCGCGATGACCCACCACGTCTACAGCGCCGTGGACGTCTCGGACGTCCAGATGCGTATGGACATCGAGTCCTTCGCCCGGCAGGTGGTCGTGCCACAGGTCCGGGGCATCGTCGAGGACATCGAGAACTTCGCTGTCGAGACCTTGCAGGCGCTCCCCGAGAGCGTCGGCCTGCCGTACGACCCGGAGAAGCCCCACCTGCTGTTCACCCGCGCCCGGAAGATCCTGCGAGACCTGGGCCTGTCCGCCGATGGCCTGTGGGCCGCGTGCGGTACCGGCGTCTACGCCGATCTGGTTGACGCGAACGCGTTCACCAGCGTGTCCGAGTCCGGCTCTGCCGAGGCACTGCGCAACGCGAACGTCGGCCGGGTGCGGAGCTTCAACACCGTCGAGAACAACCGGCTGGCTGATGACGAGGTGGTCTTCTACGGCCGCGACTCCTTCACCCTGGCCATCCGCGCGCCCTTCCCGCCGGACGGCGCTGCGTTCTCCGCGAGCGATTCGGCAAACGGCTTCGCGATGACCTGGGTCAAGGACTACGACAGCCAGGTCTTGAAGGACCGGTCGGTCTTCCAGACCTACATCGGTACCAAGGCCATGCAGGTCAAGCGGCTGGACAAGAGCGGCACGACCTCGCTGGTCACTCCGGCGCTGCGCGTGCTGACCGGCACCGAGCCGGACGAGGACTGACTCCATGCCCCTGCCCCCGCTCGCCCCGGTCGCCGAGCTAGAGCGGCGGCTGGGGCAGGCCCCGGGGTCGCTGTCCGGATCTGACCTCGTCCGGGCGGGTGTGGCGCTGGAAGACGCGTCCACGCTCGTCCGGGCTGAGGCCGGACGGGACTGGGTCGCCGAGGACGGTACGACGGTCACGGCCCCGGCCGTGATCGTGACGGTCGTCCTCGGTGCCGCCCTGCGGGCCTACCGCAACCCTGACGGGTACTCCGGTGAGTCCGTCGGCGACTACTCCTACCAATACGCACGCGAGTCGACGTCGGGCTACCTGACGTCGGCGGAGCGCACGATCGTGCTCCGCGCAGCCGGCAAGCTCCCGGGCTCGGGTGTTTACACGGTCCGCACGCCGAGCGCGTACGGAGGTCCGGGTGAGCCGGACCCGATGCCGGGGGTGGTCGCGTGAGGTACCCCGACACAGTGATCGTGCTCCGACAGACGACCGCCGACGAGTATGGCAACCCGGGGTCCGGGCCACACGCGCCCGTCGGCGAGCTGGCCGGGTTCCTGACCGGCTCGGCCGTCTTCATGCCGCCCGGCGCCGACGTCGAGCGCGGCGACCGCCTCACGATCGGCGAGGACACGTACGACGTGCCCGACGACCCGAAGCGGCTGCGCTCGCCCTCGCGC
This is a stretch of genomic DNA from Micromonospora sp. WMMD1082. It encodes these proteins:
- a CDS encoding DUF4355 domain-containing protein; translated protein: MPAVKLDGPYDEARGMALIANLRAELAAEKAKRSGPSPEVAELKTQLDAITAQMAQTQAQALEAAKRAAIAEAKVPAHLAGYVTGKTAEEIKASAEQVAKDFGPAEPAPVTPPRALPRPAPVSGRAPADAAPAFDPDAVARAARRY
- a CDS encoding P22 phage major capsid protein family protein, with product MPHDFVIPEQVLRTAIALVRDDLGTAGTFNRDYEDNFGGGKGTVVNVRVPATLKARRRLLSADGTPITVDTIEEDTVPVAMTHHVYSAVDVSDVQMRMDIESFARQVVVPQVRGIVEDIENFAVETLQALPESVGLPYDPEKPHLLFTRARKILRDLGLSADGLWAACGTGVYADLVDANAFTSVSESGSAEALRNANVGRVRSFNTVENNRLADDEVVFYGRDSFTLAIRAPFPPDGAAFSASDSANGFAMTWVKDYDSQVLKDRSVFQTYIGTKAMQVKRLDKSGTTSLVTPALRVLTGTEPDED